The stretch of DNA gATATATTATAAAGGgtcaattgtttatatatttctgaaaaaaatttgactttctgatttactcttcttagaaggctaatattgaaaatatttttttttacattccaacatatttcaaatatatctctagagttaaattctgttaatgaactatTAGTAATAattgttatctgtataaaattgctattttaccttttcaaatatacattTCCATCATCatcgatttttcttatttatctttaAATTTAGAGTGAAaaggatattttaatttttttaattttaatatatatttaacttatatttaatctaaattaaCTTAACGAGTGATAACTGTAGTGGTGTTTTGaaataacggagaaatataGGAGGCCggatatattggaaagaaaaaaaaaataaatgagatatttttgaaatttaaaaaaatgtatagatgattatttttattattaaaataaaatatttttattttaagtggACTGATTCATATCGGGACGAATTGTTGCGTAATCGCTCACGTGCCATTACGTGAAAATTACTTTATTAGCACTTTTATTATTgtaccaaatatatatataatatatagacaAAATACTCAAATCAGAACAAGTCAAAAGCAacgtttttaattaaaaaatgttaCTGTTCCGACCAAAATTTTACTGCTTCAACAAATGGTGGTACATATTCTTAGACCCGGTTATCATATTTAATATACACAAATCACATACAATAAATTCGATCAATTTTAGCTATAGTTATAGAGAGCAAATTCAATATACAAGCCTTTTTCCAGTAATATTAGAACTGCTAATTAATATCAACTCCCCTTATGTTAATTCGCTCGCCTAATTAATGAGTGATTCTCTTATTATGGTTCGGTTTAGATGGTTACTTAATTATACTTCAACTATTTTAGATTGGATTAATGAATGATACAGATAAAATATATAGTACTACTAAttaatgttattattattatatattattaacgCATGGTCACTCTTTAATTTGTAGCACTGCCCTTCGCGTACACGAAGGAGCGCCTGGACTACGTAGACCACGCCAAGTACGAGACCAAGCAAACCCTGATCGAGGGCGGCGGCATCGGCGTCAAGCTCGAGTCCGCGTCGTCCCACATCAAGTTCGAGCCCGCGAGCAACGGCGGCTGCGTCTGCAAGGTCGTCGCGACCTACAAGCTCCTCCCGGGCGCCACCGTCGGCGACGAGGTCGCCAAGGCCAAGGACTCCATCACCAAGATCGTCAAAACTGCTGAGGCATATCTCCTCGCCAACCCAGATGCTTACGTGTAATCTGTTTAATATTGTAGCtatggctgctgctgctgctgccgctgctgaTACGACTACTATATATTTGAGGTGTGTGGTCAATTGTTATAGTAAAATAAGTTGGAATAATAAGTGTGTTAAGGAAATTGtttgtgtgtgagagagagaagtgagTATATATGTACGAGTGTTTTGGGGCTTGTTTTGCGCTCTACCGAGAAAGCTTGTATTAGCTCTTTGTGTGATTGAGTATTAATAAATAAcgttatttattaaaatataagttatgaaaagtttaatttatgcgtttatttaaaaaaaaaaaagaaaaaagaaatagctCAATAATATGTTCACTTTGTCCCAATAAGAACTCCTCTCACATTATAAGAAACGAAGGTTCAACataatgtttttaaaaaatggctactaaaaaataatatgaatttaGGATCAGATTCAGAATAACGAACTAACACATTAAATGCTCacgtaatgtttttttttttcccaaaaaagattaattaaaaatatcataaatttaGAATCGGATTCAGAATaactaaatctctctctctctcctatttcATATTGTCAGAGAAATTAGCCGCAggcttaattaaatatatagaaatCACAAATTATGTAAATCCAACATCCCCttactttaaacaaaaaaaaaataaaataaaaaataaaataaaaaattacacaaCCATCTCACCTGCAAAGTTTCCCCTCCCCCATTTGCTTCCTTTTCACCTTCCCCCACATCAAATCAATCAAATCGAATCAGACCGAACTGAACTGAATTCGAGCTCGAATCCCAACCCGAATCCGAAATTGAAATCGCGggtcaaattctaaatttttaaaattttggtttagTGGGTCCGGGTGGGCTGGGACTGGGGCAGCAGGCCGGGGATGTAGGGCACCCCGGTCCTGGGGATCCAGCGGTGGCCTTGCAGGAAGTGCTCGACGGTGAACTTCTGCGCGTGCTCGTAGCTCACCTTCTTGACCCCCTTCCACGTGGCGCGCGCGCTGGTGTCGGAGCCTGGGCCCCTGTTGTCCACCTCGGTGTAGAAGCAGGTGCGCAGCCCGTAGTCCCCGAGCCACGGCAGCCAGCCCACGGGGTTGATGAGGTCGTCCAGCTGGCACTGGATGTAGAAGGTCCTGGAATACTCCTTCCACGGCCGGCCGAGGTACGTCGGGATCCGGGCCTTGACGGGCTCGAAGCTGGGGTCGGCGGTGACGGTGCAGTTGTGCAGGATGATCCCCCCCGCGGAGCGCTTCTCCTTGCGGCCCTGCGCGGTGACGATGTTCTGCTGGTTGTCGAGCGGGCGGCGGACGAGGATGAGGCAGTTCTGGAGCACCACCTGCGCGTTGCCGAAGATGAAGTCGATCGTGCCCGTGACGGTGCAGTCGCGGTAGAACTGGCGGTAGGCGTGCGTGTAGAGCGTGTCCTGGTAGCCGTCGAACTGGCACTGGTAGAACACCGACAGGTCGCTCTGCACCCGCAGCGCCACCGCCTGGTGGTTCTCCGCGCCCGCCGAGTTCTCGAACCCCAGGTCGCGGGCGAAGAACCCGTTGCCCACCACGGCTGCAGAtcccaatccaatccaatccaatccaatccgtCAGAATTAGTACaataaattcagaaaaaaaatataatatgctGCCGACCggcatattttaaaaaatttattgcaGCAGACAtggagagatatatatatatatagttaggttGCGCTTACTGAAGGTGGCGGTGTCCTTGGTGGTGATGTTCTGCCGGAAGTTGCGGTTTCCGGTGACCCGCGTCTTCGTGGGGCCGTCACCGTACATGACGACGTTCGTCAAGTCCCGGTCGACCGTGACGTACTCGCTGTACACCCCTTCCTTCACGTAGATCACGAACGCCTCCTCGCTCTTCTTCGGCACCGTCGCGAGCGCCTCCGTGATCGTCTTGAAGTCGCCGGAGCCGTCCTGCGCCACCGTCACGTTCGGCTTCAGCTGCAGCGGCCCCGCCTGCAGCAGCCGCCTCTTCCCGGCCGAGACCCACTCCGGAACggccgcctcgccctcgccgtcgGCCTCGAGCAGCCGCCGGCTCATGAAGGGGATGTTCATGCTGCCGATGGTGTTCGAGAACTCGTCGACGATCGCGAGGATGTTCGCGGTGAGCTCGGAGGCGCTCTTCAGCGCCTTGCTCATCGACTGCGCCGCGTCGGTGGTGGTGTTCTCGAAGCCGTCGAGGCAGGTGTCCTGGTAGGTCAGCACGGCCGACAGCCACGTCTTGAGGTCGTCGACGGCCCGCTGGAAGTTGGACATCTCGAAGCCGCCGAGCTGGTCGAAGGACGTCTTCAGGTCCTCCACCGCGTACTCGAGGAGCTCCCGGCAGTTCTGGAGCGCCCCCGACGTTCTCTTGTCGTGCGCGAGCTCAGCCAGCGTCTCCGAGTGGTTGAACGCCTGCTGCACGCGCTCCGTCGTCACCTTAAAGATCGCCTGGTGCACgtacacacacgcacgcatgcaaaatatatattgaaattagAGGACGATGAAAACTTACAAACTGAATAGCCAACGTATTCAACATATAATAATCTAAATAGAGAGTTATGCGAATATTGCACTCGACGAACCTTGGCGAGCTCGGTGGGGCTCGTCTGCTGGTAGTCGGTCGGCCTACAAAACTCCTTGATCGCCTTCACCGACGTCGTCATGTGCGGCTCCGACTTCGCATTGCtactgccgccgccgctgcggtgCGTGACAACGACGGCGACCGAGGCCACGACGGCCACGAGGAGGACGGCGGAGCCGCCGATCACGGCGTACTTCTTATTCCCCatggttattat from Ananas comosus cultivar F153 linkage group 18, ASM154086v1, whole genome shotgun sequence encodes:
- the LOC109723933 gene encoding probable pectinesterase/pectinesterase inhibitor 21 — protein: MGNKKYAVIGGSAVLLVAVVASVAVVVTHRSGGGSSNAKSEPHMTTSVKAIKEFCRPTDYQQTSPTELAKAIFKVTTERVQQAFNHSETLAELAHDKRTSGALQNCRELLEYAVEDLKTSFDQLGGFEMSNFQRAVDDLKTWLSAVLTYQDTCLDGFENTTTDAAQSMSKALKSASELTANILAIVDEFSNTIGSMNIPFMSRRLLEADGEGEAAVPEWVSAGKRRLLQAGPLQLKPNVTVAQDGSGDFKTITEALATVPKKSEEAFVIYVKEGVYSEYVTVDRDLTNVVMYGDGPTKTRVTGNRNFRQNITTKDTATFTVVGNGFFARDLGFENSAGAENHQAVALRVQSDLSVFYQCQFDGYQDTLYTHAYRQFYRDCTVTGTIDFIFGNAQVVLQNCLILVRRPLDNQQNIVTAQGRKEKRSAGGIILHNCTVTADPSFEPVKARIPTYLGRPWKEYSRTFYIQCQLDDLINPVGWLPWLGDYGLRTCFYTEVDNRGPGSDTSARATWKGVKKVSYEHAQKFTVEHFLQGHRWIPRTGVPYIPGLLPQSQPTRTH
- the LOC109723740 gene encoding pathogenesis-related protein 1-like, whose translation is MSSPASWNLEIESPVAAPRLFRAAVLDWHNLAPKLAPEIVVSAAPIEGNGDVGSVRQFNFSPALPFAYTKERLDYVDHAKYETKQTLIEGGGIGVKLESASSHIKFEPASNGGCVCKVVATYKLLPGATVGDEVAKAKDSITKIVKTAEAYLLANPDAYV